From a region of the Phaseolus vulgaris cultivar G19833 chromosome 6, P. vulgaris v2.0, whole genome shotgun sequence genome:
- the LOC137831862 gene encoding basic endochitinase-like: MGNKTLQVPILFLLNFLALVCRTNAGGDTVVYWGQNEEEGSLTETCNSGLYKIVNIAFLSRFGNGREPQINLAGHCDPASNGCKALSKDIKNCQKRGIKVILSIGGGEAGYSLSSAGDATNVADFIWNNFLGGKSRTRPLGEAVLDGVDFDIEVGGGEAFYGVLARRLSQHSRGGRKVYLTAAPQCPFPDEHQKGALSTGLFDFVWVQFYNNDPCQFESGNPSKFQNSWKQWVSSIKARKIYLGLPASRSAAGSGFVPAQTVIREVLPFVKRSRKYGGVMLWDRSADKQTGFSRSIKGSV, from the coding sequence ATGGGCAATAAAACACTACAAGTTCCAATTCTCTTTCTCTTGAATTTTCTTGCCTTGGTGTGCAGAACCAATGCAGGAGGAGACACTGTGGTTTACTGGGGCCAGAACGAGGAAGAGGGCTCATTAACCGAAACATGCAACTCTGGACTGTACAAAATTGTGAACATAGCGTTTCTGTCAAGATTTGGCAATGGGCGTGAACCCCAAATCAACCTTGCAGGTCACTGCGACCCTGCATCAAACGGTTGCAAAGCTTTGAGCAAAGACATAAAGAATTGCCAGAAGAGAGGCATCAAGGTGATCCTCTCCATCGGAGGTGGCGAGGCAGGGTACTCCTTGTCATCCGCTGGAGATGCTACAAACGTGGCAGATTTCATATGGAACAACTTCTTGGGAGGGAAATCTAGGACAAGACCGTTGGGTGAGGCAGTGCTAGATGGTGTAGATTTTGACATTGAAGTTGGTGGTGGCGAAGCCTTCTACGGTGTGCTTGCAAGGAGACTCTCTCAGCACAGCAGAGGGGGCAGAAAAGTGTACTTGACAGCAGCACCACAGTGTCCCTTTCCTGATGAGCACCAGAAAGGAGCACTGTCAACAGGGCTATTTGACTTTGTTTGGGTTCAGTTTTACAACAATGATCCGTGTCAGTTTGAGTCTGGGAACCCCAGCAAGTTCCAAAATTCATGGAAACAGTGGGTATCGTCCATTAAGGCTAGGAAAATTTATTTGGGACTTCCTGCATCTCGATCAGCAGCTGGTAGTGGCTTTGTGCCAGCACAAACTGTGATAAGGGAAGTGTTGCCTTTTGTCAAAAGATCTCGCAAGTATGGCGGAGTAATGCTGTGGGATAGATCTGCTGATAAGCAAACTGGATTTTCCAGGAGCATCAAGGGCAGTGTTTGA
- the LOC137831858 gene encoding uncharacterized protein: MTLLFPCFGGYMANHSLVLDNTSVSTVTVAEQPLVIGQEFPDVETCRRTLKDIAIAMHFDLRIVKSDRSRFIAKCSKEGCPWRVHVAKCPGVPTFTVRTLQGEHTCEGVQNLHHQQASVGWVARSVEARIRDNPQYKPREILQDIRDQHGVAVSYMQAWRGKERSMAALHGTFEEGYRLLPAYCEQIRKTNPGSVASVVATGQENCFQRLFISYRASIYGFINACRPLVELDKAHLKGKYLGTLLCAAAVDADDALFPLAIAVVDTESDDNWMWFMSELRKLLGVNTDNMPRLTILSERQRGLVEAVETHFPSASHGFCLRFVSENFRDTFKNTKLVNIFWNAVYALTAAEFESKITEMMEISQDVISWFQQFPPYLWAVAYFDGVRYGHFTLGVTELLYNWALECHELPIVQMMEHIRQLMVSWFNDRQDMGMRWTSILVPSAEKRILEAIADAHCYQVLRANEVEFEIVSTERTNIVDIRSRECSCRRWQLYGLPCAHAAAALISCGHNAHMFAEPCFTVQSYRMTYSQMINPIPDKSQWRDQGEGAEGGGGARVDIIIHPPKTRRPPGRPKKKVLRVENFKRPKRVVQCGRCHMLGHSQKKCTMPI, translated from the coding sequence ATGACATTGCTCTTTCCTTGTTTTGGTGGATATATGGCTAATCATTCTTTAGTTTTAGATAACACATCTGTTAGTACTGTTACTGTAGCAGAGCAGCCATTAGTCATTGGGCAAGAGTTTCCAGATGTGGAAACCTGCCGAAGAACACTGAAAGATATTGCCATTGCTATGCATTTTGATCTTCGGATAGTTAAATCAGATCGCAGTCGTTTTATAGCAAAATGCTCCAAAGAAGGGTGCCCATGGCGTGTCCATGTAGCAAAGTGTCCTGGTGTTCCAACTTTTACTGTAAGAACACTGCAAGGAGAGCATACTTGTGAGGGAGTTCAGAACCTTCATCATCAGCAGGCATCAGTAGGTTGGGTTGCAAGATCTGTTGAAGCACGCATTCGAGATAATCCACAATACAAACCAAGGGAAATACTGCAAGATATTCGTGATCAGCATGGAGTTGCTGTTTCTTACATGCAAGCTTGGCGGGGGAAGGAACGTAGCATGGCTGCCCTTCATGGAACATTTGAAGAGGGTTACCGTCTTCTCCCTGCTTACTGTGAACAAATAAGGAAAACCAACCCTGGTAGCGTTGCATCTGTTGTTGCTACTGGACaagaaaattgttttcaaagacTGTTTATTTCTTATCGTGCATCAATTTATGGGTTTATAAATGCTTGTAGGCCACTTGTAGAACTTGACAAAGCACATCTTAAAGGAAAATACCTAGGTACACTGCTATGTGCTGCAGCTGTTGATGCAGATGATGCGCTGTTTCCTTTGGCCATTGCTGTTGTTGATACTGAAAGTGATGATAATTGGATGTGGTTCATGTCAGAATTGCGGAAACTTCTAGGAGTGAACACAGATAACATGCCTAGGCTGACAATACTATCTGAAAGGCAAAGAGGCTTGGTGGAGGCGGTAGAAACACATTTTCCTAGTGCTTCACACGGTTTCTGTCTGCGTTTTGTTAGTGAAAATTTTCGTGATACATTTAAAAACACAAAGTTGGTAAACATCTTTTGGAATGCTGTTTATGCGCTTACTGCTGCCGAATTTGAAAGCAAGATTACTGAGATGATGGAAATTTCACAAGATGTTATATCATGGTTTCAACAATTTCCTCCCTATCTTTGGGCTGTGGCATACTTTGATGGTGTTCGATATGGCCATTTCACACTTGGGGTAACAGAATTATTGTATAACTGGGCCCTTGAATGTCATGAGCTCCCTATAGTTCAGATGATGGAACACATCCGCCAGCTGATGGTATCTTGGTTTAATGATCGGCAGGACATGGGCATGAGGTGGACATCAATTCTTGTACCATCAGCTGAGAAGCGAATTTTGGAGGCAATTGCTGATGCTCATTGCTATCAAGTTCTCCGAGCAAATGAAGTTGAGTTTGAAATTGTGTCCACAGAGAGGACCAATATTGTAGATATACGGAGTCGTGAGTGCTCTTGTCGCCGTTGGCAGCTGTATGGATTACCTTGTGCCCATGCTGCTGCTGCACTTATCTCTTGTGGACATAATGCCCATATGTTTGCTGAACCATGCTTCACTGTACAAAGTTACAGAATGACCTACTCTCAGATGATTAATCCTATACCAGATAAAAGCCAATGGAGAGATCAGGGAGAAGGAGCTGAAGGTGGAGGAGGGGCAAGGGTTGATATTATAATTCACCCACCAAAGACTCGCAGGCCACCTGGGAGGCCTAAAAAGAAGGTTCTACGAGTGGAGAACTTTAAGCGTCCCAAAAGAGTTGTCCAATGTGGTCGCTGTCACATGTTAGGACATTCTCAAAAGAAATGCACAATGCCCATTTGA
- the LOC137831861 gene encoding uncharacterized protein: MSLLIHCSEPFFVPKIVHNLNPRPGKLYNFKPLTKSKTIGLKVSCKIKDYGVLGLDQNFSSYGPFSAPVKRGSKGEEDQEKQEYYVNLGYALRSLREDFPALFHRELSLDIYRDDIVFKDPLNTFVGIESYKSIFWALRFHGRMFFKALWIDLGSVTQPAENVIMVRWTVHGIARGPWESRGRFDGTSEYKLDKNGKIFQHRVDNVAHNTHSKFKVLRVEELLQSICCPSTPRPTYFEISSSTKRT; this comes from the exons ATGTCCCTTCTCATCCATTGCTCCGAACCCTTCTTTGTCCCCAAAATTGTGCACAACCTTAACCCTAGACCCGGTAAGCTCTACAACTTTAAACCGCTCACAAAGAGCAAGACAATTGGGTTAAAAGTGAGTTGCAAAATTAAGGATTATGGGGTTTTGGGTTTGGATCAGAATTTTAGTTCGTACGGTCCTTTTTCGGCTCCAGTGAAGCGAGGGAGCAAAggggaagaagatcaagaaaaGCAAGAATATTACGTGAATTTGGGGTATGCTCTTCGGTCTCTGAGGGAGGACTTCCCTGCCCTCTTCCACAGAGAACTCTCCTTAGACATCTACAG GGATGATATTGTATTCAAAGATCCTTTGAACACGTTTGTTGGCATTGAGAGTTACAAATCAATCTTCTGGGCTCTGAGATTTCATGGCAGGATGTTTTTCAAGGCTTTGTGGATTGACTTAGGCAGCGTGACGCAGCCTGCTGAGAATGTCATTATGGTTCGGTGGACTGTTCATGGAATTGCACGAGGTCCATGGGAGAGCCGTGGGAGGTTTGATGGAACCTCTGAGTATAAACTTGACAAGAATGGCAAGATTTTCCAACACCGTGTTGACAATGTTGCTCACAACACACATTCTAAATTTAAAGTGCTGCGTGTGGAAGAATTGCTTCAGTCTATTTGCTGTCCGTCTACTCCAAGACCAACTTATTTTGAAATATCCTCGTCTACAAAGAGAACTTGA
- the LOC137831859 gene encoding subtilisin-like protease SBT3, producing the protein MSKTMKRVNPFCLSHIIVALSMVCLVWQCNSKAVTYIVHMDKSYMPKVFTSHRHWYSSTLTSLDSTQHVNSSILYSYENALHGFSVALSPQQLESLKETPGFISAYRDRATTLDTTASYAFLSLNISHGLWPASNYGQNVVVGVVDSGIWPESDSFKDDGMVIQTPPKWKGKCEGGQRFDPSLCNSKLVGARYFNKGLLAAHDGDDVTKIGADSVRDSVGHGTHTASTVAGNYVRGASYFGYAKGTARGIAPRAKIAMYKVAWAQGVFASDMLAGLDQAIADGVDVISISMGFDMVPLYEDPVAIAAFSALEKGVVVSASAGNAGPFLGSIHNGIPWVLTVGASNTERSFGGTLILGNGKRFSGWTVFPGSATVNNLPLVYHNKASACDSSTLLSQVARGSVVICDSVMDVNQQIQHVSLSQVYGAVFISADPTLFEKGKMTFPGLVISPHQGQNVIEYARATPLASATIKFQETYVGTKRAPTVASYSSRGPSWECPWVLKPDVMAPGSSILAAWVPDLPAAQIGPNVLLNNEYNLLSGTSMACPHASGVVALLRNAHPEWSASAVRSALTTTASPLDNTGKPIEENGELFQRASPLAMGAGLIDPNRALDPGLIYDATPQDYVNLLCAMNFTQAQILAITRSKDYNCSSPSYDVNYPSFVAFSVDKSVAVERKFRRSVTYVGDGSAVYTARVSSSNGTQISVSPNRLVFKAKYEKRKFSLMLKSEMKKENVVPFGSLEWVEETGRHVVRSPLVVLPSTFVFNH; encoded by the coding sequence ATGTCGAAGACAATGAAGAGAGTGAATCCATTTTGTTTATCACACATTATTGTTGCTCTCTCAATGGTGTGTTTGGTATGGCAATGTAATTCAAAGGCAGTTACGTATATAGTTCACATGGACAAGTCTTACATGCCCAAAGTTTTCACCTCCCATCGCCATTGGTACTCATCCACCCTAACTTCTCTGGACTCCACTCAACACGTTAATAGTAGCATTTTGTACTCTTACGAAAACGCACTTCACGGTTTCAGTGTTGCCTTATCACCACAGCAGTTAGAGAGTCTAAAAGAAACCCCAGGTTTCATCTCAGCATACAGAGACAGAGCAACCACTCTTGACACCACCGCTTCCTACGCCTTCCTCTCTCTCAACATCTCTCACGGCCTCTGGCCAGCTTCCAACTACGGCCAAAACGTCGTCGTTGGCGTCGTCGACTCCGGAATCTGGCCAGAGAGCGACAGCTTCAAAGACGATGGCATGGTAATTCAAACTCCTCCAAAATGGAAGGGAAAGTGCGAGGGTGGTCAACGCTTTGACCCCTCCCTCTGTAACTCCAAACTCGTAGGAGCAAGGTACTTCAACAAAGGCCTTCTCGCAGCGCACGACGGTGATGATGTCACCAAAATCGGCGCCGACTCCGTTAGAGATAGCGTGGGACACGGGACTCACACAGCGTCCACGGTCGCGGGAAACTACGTGAGGGGCGCGTCGTATTTCGGTTACGCCAAGGGCACGGCAAGAGGAATTGCGCCACGTGCTAAAATTGCGATGTACAAGGTTGCGTGGGCCCAAGGCGTGTTTGCCTCGGACATGCTCGCAGGTTTGGACCAGGCAATCGCTGACGGAGTGGACGTCATTTCCATCTCAATGGGTTTCGACATGGTGCCCTTGTACGAGGATCCTGTCGCAATCGCCGCTTTCTCTGCTTTGGAGAAAGGCGTGGTGGTTTCAGCCTCTGCGGGAAACGCAGGTCCGTTTCTGGGGTCCATACATAACGGGATTCCTTGGGTTTTAACGGTTGGAGCGAGCAACACAGAGCGTTCTTTTGGCGGCACGTTAATTCTGGGAAACGGGAAGAGGTTTTCGGGGTGGACTGTGTTCCCAGGAAGTGCCACGGTGAATAACCTTCCTCTGGTTTACCATAACAAGGCTTCGGCGTGTGACTCTTCTACACTGTTGTCTCAAGTGGCACGCGGCAGCGTCGTCATATGCGATTCTGTTATGGATGTTAACCAGCAGATTCAGCACGTCTCATTGTCTCAAGTGTATGGAGCTGTGTTTATATCCGCTGATCCCACTCTGTTCGAAAAGGGAAAAATGACGTTTCCGGGCCTTGTTATTAGCCCTCACCAAGGCCAAAATGTGATCGAATATGCACGCGCCACTCCACTCGCTTCCGCCACCATAAAGTTTCAAGAAACCTACGTTGGAACCAAACGGGCTCCCACGGTGGCCAGTTACAGTTCCAGAGGCCCGTCTTGGGAGTGTCCGTGGGTATTGAAGCCCGACGTTATGGCTCCCGGGTCGTCGATATTGGCGGCTTGGGTTCCGGACTTGCCTGCGGCCCAAATTGGCCCAAACGTGCTTCTAAATAATGAATACAATTTGTTGTCGGGGACGTCGATGGCTTGTCCCCATGCTTCCGGGGTGGTGGCTCTGTTGAGGAATGCACACCCTGAGTGGAGTGCTTCGGCTGTTAGGTCCGCCCTGACAACTACGGCCAGCCCACTTGATAACACAGGAAAGCCCATTGAAGAAAATGGAGAACTCTTTCAACGGGCTTCTCCTCTAGCCATGGGCGCTGGCTTGATTGACCCCAACCGTGCCCTTGACCCAGGTTTGATTTATGACGCCACCCCTCAAGATTATGTTAACCTCCTCTGTGCTATGAATTTCACCCAGGCCCAAATCTTGGCCATTACTAGATCAAAGGACTATAATTGCTCAAGCCCATCTTACGACGTCAATTATCCCTCTTTCGTGGCTTTTTCTGTTGACAAGAGTGTGGCAGTGGAGAGAAAATTCCGCAGAAGTGTGACGTACGTTGGAGATGGTTCAGCTGTTTACACTGCACGTGTGAGCTCGTCTAATGGCACACAAATCTCAGTTTCTCCCAATAGGTTGGTCTTCAAGGCAAAATATGAGAAACGGAAATTCAGTTTGATGTTGAAGTCTGAAATGAAGAAGGAAAATGTTGTACCTTTTGGTTCACTGGAATGGGTTGAAGAAACAGGAAGGCATGTTGTTAGGAGTCCCCTTGTGGTGCTACCTTCCACCTTTGTCTTCAACCACTAA
- the LOC137831860 gene encoding protein ABIL1-like, which yields MTLDVVSMEHSKSFIFALQELKNLRPQLYSAAEYCEKSYLHSDKKQVVLDNLKDYAVRALINAVDHLGTVAYKLNDLLEQQTFDVSTMELKVSTLNQKLLTCHVYTDKEGLRQQQLLAFVPRHHKHYILPNSVNKKVHFSSHRQINARQNLVRTRTRLPSSGTPISKTLSWHLASETKSSLKKPTSRTSKNPKESKFSAKTSGVFHLLDSEERTWMKPSAAQLHLTNGTLTSRATTQTCGVTGEDALKGSKPLTKFGSFNDRNGREAAQVHSRSKSVLSALFMKQKAAKLKAGSVL from the exons ATGACATTGGACGTGGTTTCCATGGAGCACAGCAAGAGCTTCATCTTCGCCTTGCAG GAACTTAAGAATCTGAGGCCTCAACTCTATTCTGCTGCAGAGTACTGCGAGAAATCTTATCTCCATAGTGATAAAAAACAAGT GGTACTTGACAACCTGAAAGATTATGCTGTAAGAGCCCTTATTAATGCTGTTGATCATCTGGGAACTGTTGCTTACAAGTTAAACGACCTTCTTGAGCAGCAAACCTTTGACGTCTCAACCATGGAATTGAAGGTCTCTACGTTGAATCAg AAACTTCTTACATGTCATGTCTACACTGATAAAGAAGGCCTTCGGCAACAGCAGTTGTTAGCTTTCGTTCCCAGACATCATAAGCACTACATTTTGCCAA ATTCTGTGAATAAAAAGGTACATTTCAGCTCACACAGACAGATTAATGCAAGACAAAATCTAGTTCGAACCAGAACTCGTCTTCCTTCTTCAG GTACCCctatttcaaaaactctttcatGGCATTTAGCATCAGAAACTAAGTCTAGCTTAAAAAAACCGACTTCCCGCACTTCAAAAAA CCCCAAGGAATCCAAATTTTCTGCCAAGACCTCTGGAGTTTTCCACCTTTTAG ATAGTGAAGAGCGTACATGGATGAAACCTTCAGCAGCACAACTCCACTTAACAAATGGAACTCTTACTTCTAGAGCTACCACCCAAACTTGTGGTGTCACAGGCGAG GATGCACTGAAGGGTTCCAAACCATTGACAAAATTTGGGTCCTTTAACGATCGAAATGGGCGTGAGGCTGCCCAAGTTCACAGTCGCAGTAAAAGTGTGCTATCTGCTTTATTTATGAAGCAAAAGGCAGCTAAGTTAAAGGCCGGTTCTGTGTTGTGA